One Qiania dongpingensis genomic window carries:
- the glf gene encoding UDP-galactopyranose mutase encodes MKKFDYVIVGGGLFGGVMAWYARKNGKTCLIVEKRKQLGGNIYCEDIEGIPVHRYGAHIFHTSDKNVWQFVNGLVEFNRYTNCPVANYHGEMYNMPFNMNTFSKMWGISTPEEARAKIEEQRAGIFGQPANLEEQAISLVGTDIYEKLIKGYTEKQWGRACKELPSFIIKRLPVRYTYDNNYFNDRYQGIPIGGYNGITEKLFEGCEVMLETDYLADKKTFDAMGDRIIYTGTIDAYFNYRYGKLEYRSLRFEDDIFDVDNYQGVAVVNHTAREVPYTRTIEHKHFNCTVPYSEIPKTVVTREYSVAWEEGMEPYYPVNDEKNQELYQKYAELGAGEKNVMFGGRLAEYKYYDMDKVIESAMKKAEAEFGSLA; translated from the coding sequence ATGAAAAAATTTGACTATGTGATCGTGGGCGGCGGCCTTTTTGGCGGGGTCATGGCCTGGTACGCAAGAAAAAACGGGAAGACCTGTCTGATAGTTGAAAAGCGGAAACAGCTGGGAGGCAATATTTACTGTGAAGATATAGAAGGGATACCGGTGCACCGGTATGGCGCCCATATTTTCCATACATCTGACAAAAATGTATGGCAGTTCGTAAATGGACTGGTAGAATTTAACCGGTATACCAATTGCCCTGTGGCTAATTATCATGGTGAGATGTATAATATGCCTTTTAATATGAATACGTTCAGTAAAATGTGGGGGATTTCCACGCCGGAAGAAGCCAGGGCCAAGATTGAAGAACAAAGGGCGGGGATATTCGGACAGCCGGCGAATTTGGAGGAACAGGCCATTTCCCTGGTTGGGACTGATATTTATGAGAAACTGATCAAAGGATATACAGAAAAACAGTGGGGAAGGGCCTGTAAGGAGCTGCCCAGCTTTATCATCAAGAGACTCCCGGTCCGCTATACGTATGACAATAATTACTTTAATGATCGGTATCAGGGTATTCCAATCGGCGGTTACAACGGTATAACGGAGAAACTGTTTGAGGGCTGTGAGGTGATGCTGGAGACGGATTATCTGGCAGATAAAAAAACGTTCGATGCCATGGGAGACCGGATCATCTACACCGGGACCATAGATGCGTATTTTAATTATCGCTATGGGAAGTTGGAATACAGGAGTCTTAGGTTTGAGGATGATATCTTTGATGTGGACAACTATCAGGGAGTGGCGGTGGTGAACCATACGGCCAGGGAAGTGCCTTATACGAGGACCATTGAGCACAAACACTTTAACTGTACCGTACCCTATTCTGAAATTCCCAAGACTGTGGTCACCAGAGAATACTCAGTGGCCTGGGAAGAAGGAATGGAACCGTATTATCCGGTCAACGATGAGAAAAACCAGGAGCTTTATCAAAAGTATGCGGAGCTGGGCGCCGGAGAGAAGAACGTGATGTTCGGCGGCCGTCTGGCAGAATACAAATATTATGATATGGATAAGGTCATAGAATCGGCCATGAAGAAAGCAGAGGCGGAATTTGGGAGCCTTGCCTGA
- the leuA gene encoding 2-isopropylmalate synthase, with amino-acid sequence MLNFKRYKRVPVMDYPERQWPNKEIEKAPVWCSVDLRDGNQALIEPMVVEEKIEMFNLLVKLGFKQIEVGFPAASQIEYDFLRQLVDRNLIPDDVVIQVLVQCREHLIDRTFQALQGVKRAVVHIYNSTSTLQRDVVFGMDKEHIKQIAVEGTKMVKERAKDFPGEIVLEYSPESFTGTEMDYALEVCTAVQETWGPTKEEPIIINLPATVEMTTPNVYADQIEWMHRNFKDRETIVLSVHPHNDRGTGVAATELSLLAGADRVEGTLFGNGERTGNVDVLTVAYNMFSQGIDPELDIENIREIIEVYERCCKMEIDPRHPYAGKLVFTAFSGSHQDAINKGVRALKARKNPYWEVPYLPVDPSDLGRDYEPIVRINSQSGKGGVAFVMDTFYGFKLPKGMHKEFADVVQAVAEAHGEVAPEQIMELFKAEYLAAKEPFNFIRCETTDVGETDTQAKLTFKYQGGILSAKGVGNGPIDAARDAIEQTVNVHVKVLDYSEHALGEGSHAQAAAYIQVMDVDTGRVTFGVGVSPNITRASHRALFSGLNRLFK; translated from the coding sequence ATGTTAAATTTTAAGAGATATAAACGAGTACCGGTGATGGATTATCCGGAAAGACAGTGGCCGAATAAGGAGATAGAAAAAGCTCCCGTGTGGTGCAGCGTTGACCTGCGGGATGGAAACCAGGCTTTGATCGAGCCTATGGTCGTAGAAGAAAAGATTGAGATGTTTAATCTTCTTGTAAAGCTTGGCTTCAAGCAGATCGAGGTCGGATTCCCGGCGGCGTCTCAGATCGAATACGATTTTTTACGGCAGCTGGTCGACCGGAATCTGATTCCAGATGACGTGGTGATTCAGGTATTGGTACAGTGCAGAGAGCATCTGATAGACAGGACTTTTCAAGCCCTTCAGGGCGTTAAACGCGCGGTGGTCCATATCTACAATTCCACTTCGACTCTTCAAAGAGACGTGGTATTCGGCATGGACAAAGAGCATATTAAACAGATTGCCGTCGAAGGCACGAAGATGGTGAAGGAACGGGCGAAGGATTTCCCCGGTGAGATCGTGCTGGAATATTCTCCGGAGAGCTTTACCGGGACAGAGATGGATTATGCGCTGGAGGTATGTACGGCGGTACAGGAAACGTGGGGGCCCACCAAGGAGGAGCCGATCATCATCAATCTTCCCGCTACGGTGGAAATGACGACTCCCAACGTATACGCGGACCAGATTGAATGGATGCACCGGAATTTTAAAGACCGGGAGACCATAGTATTGAGTGTACATCCCCATAACGACCGGGGGACCGGAGTGGCCGCGACGGAGCTTTCTCTGCTTGCGGGAGCGGACAGAGTGGAAGGCACCTTGTTCGGAAACGGAGAACGTACCGGGAATGTGGATGTCCTGACTGTGGCTTATAATATGTTTTCACAGGGAATCGACCCGGAGCTGGATATCGAAAATATCCGGGAGATCATTGAGGTATATGAAAGATGCTGCAAGATGGAGATCGACCCCAGGCATCCATATGCGGGCAAATTGGTGTTCACCGCTTTTTCAGGATCCCATCAGGATGCCATCAACAAGGGCGTCAGGGCGCTTAAGGCCAGAAAGAATCCGTATTGGGAGGTCCCGTATCTTCCTGTGGATCCTTCCGATCTGGGCAGGGATTACGAGCCCATCGTCCGGATCAACAGTCAGTCCGGAAAAGGCGGCGTAGCCTTTGTCATGGATACCTTCTATGGGTTCAAGCTGCCTAAGGGAATGCACAAGGAGTTTGCGGATGTGGTGCAGGCCGTGGCGGAGGCCCACGGAGAAGTGGCGCCGGAGCAGATCATGGAGCTTTTTAAGGCCGAGTATCTGGCTGCCAAGGAGCCGTTCAACTTTATCCGGTGTGAGACTACAGACGTGGGAGAGACCGATACCCAGGCCAAACTGACCTTCAAGTACCAGGGAGGAATCCTGTCGGCGAAGGGAGTCGGAAACGGGCCCATTGACGCGGCGCGGGATGCCATCGAGCAGACGGTGAATGTTCACGTAAAGGTACTGGACTATTCGGAGCACGCGTTGGGCGAGGGTTCTCATGCACAGGCTGCGGCTTACATTCAGGTGATGGATGTGGATACCGGAAGGGTGACCTTCGGTGTCGGCGTGAGCCCGAATATTACGAGAGCTTCTCACAGGGCGCTGTTCAGCGGACTGAACAGGCTGTTTAAATAA
- a CDS encoding aminotransferase class I/II-fold pyridoxal phosphate-dependent enzyme has translation MQAIILAAGMGKRLKELTKDATKCMVKVDGVTLIERALTQLDGLGLSRIVIVVGYEGKKLMDYIGTLSIKTPTIYVDNQIYYKTNNIYSLYMAKDYLTEEDTLLLESDLIFEKAVLEKLVNDPYPSLALVAKYESWMDGTVVTLDEEDNILDFIGKKSFRFSDVDKYYKTVNIYKFGKEFSNSHYVPFLEAYCKALGNNEYYEQVLKVITLLDTPVIKGLRLDGELWYEIDDEQDLDIAESLFAEGKEKLKKISGRYGGYWRYPHLKDFCYLVNPFYPGEKLVDELKASFTELLTNYPSGMEVNSLVAAKYFGLKKEQVCVGNGAAELIKLLMEMVPGKLGTVYPTFEEYPNRKKDELEVFTPGNRDFTYTADELMEYFGEKDIAILVLINPDNPSGSYIPRKDVLRMAEWAERKKIRFVLDESFVDFADGDMEENSLLCQDVLNRYPALFVVKSISKSYGVPGLRLGVIAGGDTAFISRMKKQAAIWNINSFGEYYMQIAEKYKGDYSRAMEQFKEVRSRYLAALGDIPHLRPVPSQANYVMCELMDGFDSGRLAAVLLEKYNLLIKDLSAKRGFGNRQYIRLAVKRPKENEQLLEALKTELSGPVR, from the coding sequence ATGCAGGCAATCATCTTAGCGGCAGGTATGGGAAAAAGGCTTAAAGAGCTGACGAAGGACGCGACGAAATGTATGGTCAAGGTCGATGGTGTCACGCTGATCGAGAGGGCGCTGACTCAGCTGGACGGACTTGGTTTGTCCAGGATTGTCATTGTAGTAGGGTATGAAGGAAAAAAATTGATGGATTATATCGGGACCTTGTCCATAAAGACTCCCACCATATATGTCGACAATCAGATCTATTACAAGACCAATAATATCTATTCCTTATATATGGCAAAGGATTATCTGACAGAAGAGGACACGCTTCTTTTGGAGTCGGATCTCATATTTGAAAAAGCCGTCTTGGAAAAGCTGGTGAATGACCCCTATCCCAGCCTGGCTCTTGTGGCGAAGTATGAGAGCTGGATGGACGGAACGGTAGTGACGCTGGATGAAGAAGACAATATTCTGGATTTTATCGGAAAGAAAAGTTTTCGCTTTTCCGATGTGGACAAGTACTATAAGACGGTAAATATCTATAAATTCGGGAAGGAATTTTCCAATTCCCACTATGTTCCCTTTTTAGAGGCATATTGTAAGGCATTGGGAAACAACGAATATTATGAGCAGGTGCTGAAGGTGATCACGCTCCTCGACACGCCTGTCATCAAAGGACTGCGCCTGGACGGAGAGCTTTGGTATGAAATCGACGATGAACAAGACCTGGATATCGCAGAGTCCCTGTTTGCCGAGGGGAAAGAGAAGCTTAAGAAAATTTCCGGCCGTTATGGCGGATATTGGAGATATCCGCATCTTAAGGATTTCTGTTATCTGGTGAATCCTTTTTATCCCGGAGAAAAGCTGGTGGATGAGCTGAAGGCCAGCTTTACAGAGCTTTTGACCAATTATCCTTCCGGCATGGAGGTCAACAGTCTCGTGGCGGCAAAATATTTTGGACTTAAAAAAGAGCAGGTCTGTGTGGGAAACGGCGCCGCAGAGCTGATAAAGCTCTTGATGGAAATGGTGCCCGGAAAGCTTGGTACGGTATATCCCACCTTCGAGGAATATCCAAACAGAAAAAAAGATGAGCTGGAGGTGTTCACACCCGGCAATCGTGATTTCACATATACGGCAGATGAACTCATGGAATATTTCGGGGAAAAGGATATTGCCATTTTGGTGCTGATCAATCCGGACAATCCCTCCGGCAGCTATATTCCCAGGAAGGATGTACTTCGGATGGCAGAATGGGCGGAGAGAAAGAAAATCCGCTTTGTCTTGGATGAGTCCTTTGTGGATTTTGCGGATGGGGATATGGAAGAAAACTCCCTGCTGTGCCAAGACGTCCTGAATCGTTATCCGGCGCTCTTTGTGGTAAAGAGCATATCAAAATCCTACGGAGTACCGGGGCTTCGCCTCGGGGTAATCGCGGGCGGTGATACAGCGTTTATCAGCAGGATGAAGAAACAGGCGGCCATTTGGAATATCAATTCTTTTGGGGAGTATTACATGCAGATCGCTGAAAAGTACAAAGGGGATTACAGCAGGGCGATGGAGCAGTTTAAAGAAGTGAGGAGCAGATATCTTGCGGCTCTAGGCGATATTCCCCATCTTCGGCCGGTCCCTTCCCAGGCCAATTATGTGATGTGCGAGCTTATGGATGGATTTGACAGCGGCAGGCTGGCCGCTGTCCTTCTGGAAAAATACAATCTTCTGATTAAGGATCTGTCCGCGAAGAGAGGATTTGGGAACAGGCAGTATATACGTCTGGCGGTGAAGCGGCCGAAAGAAAACGAACAGCTTTTAGAAGCTTTAAAAACGGAGCTTTCCGGACCCGTAAGGTGA